A region of the Mugil cephalus isolate CIBA_MC_2020 chromosome 23, CIBA_Mcephalus_1.1, whole genome shotgun sequence genome:
tgtattttttattttttatttttatttttttagaaagtTGAACCAAAATCTGCAACTTATACACTTTATATGTTGCTAAACCTGTTTCCAGtcttgatgctaagctaagctaagctatctCAGCTTCATATTTGACAtacaacataggtcttcaacagggggtcctcATGACCCCTGGTGGGCCcaaggaggtactgcaggggggaatgcaaaagctttggttgattagacaatttttatatatatattttaatttccccctcaaacaccctactgctgcacatgtttgaaataaagaaatgaatatttgatcctgtgtattatatattgaatgcaaaattataataataatgtatattcgtAAACAACacgtaatctctccatcagttttggggtccttggcctgaaaaccattgaagacccctgacatACAGACGTAATATTGATCGTTTCATCTCAACAGGATTTCAGAAAATGTCAAACCTTCCCTTTAGGTGATTCATtttagacgttttttttttttttttttaattcaagtgATTTCACATAACCTGCTCACCAAATAGAAGTAGCATTGCAGAGGCATATTCGCGTTTTCCTCATCCACAAACAGGCCTCCGATGATATAGAGCTGGTTCCTCTTTGACGCCAGGCTGACGTGGTTTCGTGGCACCTGCTCCGACATGGCCGCCAGGAAGCACTCGTTCTCGTTGACATCGTACGCCACCGCCGCCGTGTCGTTGATCATGAGGATGAAGTCGCGCGTGTACATGCCATGTCTGCGGCTGTCGTTCAGGAAACCAGGGAATgggttctcctcttcctctcctccttccgcGTCGGcccccttctccccctccttcgTCTTGGGTTTCTCTGGAAGTTTCCCCTTGAATGCGTCCCTGATGACCTGGATCGTCTTCTGAAGCTCTGGGTCGGCCTTGATGATGTCATCGGTCTCCACTTTGTCTTTGAAATACTTCTCTGGGAGCAGGCGGAAGCGGATGCAGTTGAAAGCATCCTTCAGGACCTTGGTGCGCTCCTTGTCGTAGCGCACCCAGGACATGACCGCCTCAAACACCAGCTCCTCCCGCTCCACGTTCAGCGAGTCTCCACCGATGACGGCGAAGAGTTCATGAGCTGCGAGTTTGAGGAACTCCTCTTCCTTGTAGAGGAGCTCAAAGCGGTCGGCGATGTAGTTGCGTGCGGCCACGGCAAGCCTGGGACAGCTGAGCACCAGGCCCATCCTGAAAATTGCCAAACAGTTTCCTATGGATATCTTCTTCTGAAGGTAGTTGACGCACACCGTAAAGACGGAAGGGATCTGGAACCTGTTCGCCACGGAAATTATATCCTGAACGTTGTCATCTGTGAGGTCAATCTCAGCGGAGTAGAGGTACTGGATAATCATGTCCAAGATGGAGGGGTTAACGTCGTCCAAGATGACCTCTTTGGtgttctccacctccttcccGTCCTCGGTGAAGAAGATCTCCCTGAAGTAAGGGCTGCAGGCGGCCATGATCAGCCGGTGGCAGGGGAAGCTGCGGTCACCTACCTTCAGGGTGCAGTCCACAAATTTGTTCTCATTCAGCAGCTCCTTCAGGCCGTCCTGGAGCAGGGTGCTCTGAAAGAGGCGCAGCTCCTCCTTGATGGCGCTGGGGTCCATGGCGTGTCAGGACGGGAAACGAGGTGAACAAGAGGGTCTgtagagggaggaaggagaccGTGGCCACAGGTCCTTTTGGCAGTCAGTCCTGGCTAGAAAAGGCAGAGCGCAGAAAAGGTTCCCGGTGTGAAGACCCTGCAATTTAATCCTGCCCCACTCTAAATATAGCTCCCTCTTCCCCATGCCTGCTTCATCTCCAGTGGAATCTGACTGGGCCGAATCACAGGCCTGGCAGGCTCGAAGCAGCTGCTGTCAAAGACTGAAAGAAGCAACTGGCTGCTCCGGCCGGGGATAAGCCACCATGATTCAGCTCCCAGAATGTCATGTGGCCTGTGAACAGCACAGACAATGCTGTCAAAGCCCTCAAATAGTTCATCCTCCAGCTGCAAGAATGACTGGGAGGTTATTCAGAGCAGTTGTATTGGAAAAATACACTATGTACTCTCTCTTCAGACACATTAACATATTGCTTTCGTttgcttttatcaatttacatacatttacattttttgccGCTTAATGTCACAGATTTACTTGCATATAGTGACTTTTTTTGATTCATCAACCATTGCAACCAGAACAGCAAGCTATCTACAAACcccatttacagtaaaatgaaaacagaatatatttttCAAGCTATATTTAATTCAATACACAACAAAGGCAAGACATTTAATGTTCAAAGTGATGAATTGTTTGGTTttagggttgttgttttttttgcaaatgaacTCTCATTTTGAAGTGGATGTCTGCAAGACATTCCAAAGAAGCTGGGAGAGGGGCAACAAAAGACTGGGAAAGTTGAGGAATGCCCACCAGAAACCTGTTTGTAATAGTCTACAGGTGAAGAGCATTCCCTAAAGGCTCAGTCGTTCACGAATGAGTATGGAGCGAGGTTCCAAGCAATGTCTTTTTCAGCTTAGGAACAACCACTGATTATTTTATGTAGTCACTTTTACTATCACAGATACTAGGGTTACAActactgattattattttatgtagaCACTTTTACCATCATACATACTAGGATTACAACTACTGAATATTTTATACAGTCACATTTACTATCATAGAAAATACGGTTACAACTACTGATTATTGTTTTACGTAGTTACTTTTACTATCATAGATACTAGAGTTACAGCTACTGATTATTTTTCTCTAAGTCACTTTTACCATCATAGATACCAGGGTTACAACTACTAATTATTTTATGTAGTCACTTTTACTATCATGGATATAGGGTTACGACTACTGATAATTTTACTATCATAGATACTAGGGTTACAACTACTGGGTATTATTTTATATAGTCGCTTTTACTATCACAGCTACTAGGGTTACAAAAACTGATTATTGTATGTAGTCACTTTTACTATCACAGATACTAGGGTTATAAAAAGTGATTACTGTATGTAGTCACTTTTACCATTGTAGATACTAGGATTACAACTCAAAGCCACTGAAGCATATTTACAATTTTTGGTTCATTCAAAGCAAGAGTCCAAATATTATACATAAAGTTCTCTTTATTATAGAAACGCAGACAAAACACCCCTATCTATACCACTTTGACCCTCACACCGACCCTTAAACCATAAAatatggtattttatttttaccttatCTTTATTTATGACAAGCAGACAAAGAAACTTGTGCTATAACTAGACAAGAAGAGTTTGGGTGGAGCAGCTGTGTGCAGAAACAGGTGGGAGCCACACAGACAAGCAGTTCTTTCCACTAACCAGCTTGATGCAGTGTTTACTATTGTCCAGCTGCTTGGTTACGTATGCGTCTTTGTGGCTGTGCATGTATTTCTCCACCGTTAAACCTTTTAACATGAACCTAAACCAAGATAATCTCTTAAAtctattatttctttcttttttcttttcttttaagatAATGGTGTTCTCGCATTCACACGTTTTCCTGCAAAACTAGCAATTAAAGAAGGCCATTAATGAATCAATAGGAGCTTAAATTGAcgagtctttttttctttggcccGCTAAAGTCTGAGGAGTGTGTAGAGTTAGGTAACATTTCTCCCGTGGGCAGCGCTAAAGATAGATCACACTACGCCACTTGTCAGGGAGTGTCCAACATGTAATTTAAGCAGGAGGGGAGAGCTGATTCTTCCTGAAAGAGCTCTGCCACAGTAGGTTCATTAAGCACAGTGAGAAAATACGTTTGCAGACTTCTAAAGGTCCGTGGCATTGACAAATTAGCGTTGTTAGCCAAGTGTATGGCAGACAAAtaatccctcttttttttttaaaccaacagtttttcttctgttttatatttgacttGAAAAGGGCGAAAAGCTAGGCTAACGTGCGAAAACGTGCACATACCACACTGACAAGGAATGACGTTCAGCTCTTACTACAGAAAAACATCATTAGCGTGCATTCAGGGTGATCTGATCATAAGTGTGAGCAAGTGTTGGCCCTTAGCATTAACAAACACCTGGaccacttgagatctgatcaTAGCTCCACATGCTATATGCTAACACACCATGTAGGCTACATCATTTAGtttagagaccccctacctacccatatgtgttctatattaaacttggtcatgttccatttataaatatacattgttattatcattttgaattcaatattaagctctCCCTTATCCGTTTTCTAAagtatgttggatttatgttaatgtgtatttaaagaaatttaaatctgtggggggaaatttaaagatatataaaaaaatatctaatgaACCAatgattttgtgacccccctgcagtacctccgcagacccaataggggtcacagacccccttgttgaagacctatgatttaggCCCAAGCTAAACACGTTAGAagctatgctaatgctatatCAGGATCTCAAATTGTATCCTGTGTCTTGCCTCCAAGATGGCCACCTGTGATCCCATCACTCAGGATGCATGTTAATGTAAGATCGgctatttcttttattaaaactatgaacaacaataaactgaattattatataaaaataatcctGATATTGTAGCTAATTCTGAGTTTAATTAACATAATTTATAGCACACcataaagggaaataaaaagttTCCTGCTCTTCTGACACAAAAACCATTTCCATACAATCCCTCACCATAATTGTAGTTAAGATCCGATTTATTAATCACTTTTGACATCAAATGTCGATGATTCATTACACAGTAGAGGATGGATTTATGCAGTCAGTACAGCTGGGTAACACAGTTGTTCAACAAGCTCTTCTCACACAGCTTCCCACTCAACTCTGTGACGGTTTGTGATATGAACACGTTACCCAGTAGAGggcagtgtttatgtgtgtgtgtgtttatatgtgtgtgtgtgtgtttgtgtttgtgtgtgtgtgtgtctgacaatCACTGTTTTATGATTAATGCTCATGAGGTGAcacaatgtaaacacaaaacatcacagTTTTCATTCAGGAAATCTAGggaacacattcaaacacataaaatgacTCCGTGAAGTTACAcagcaacagtgtgtgtgtataaaacaaACGGATATAAGTGGGGATAGGCTTCGTCTGCACAATCCCAGACGGTCAGGGTAAGGAACAGCTGATTGTTATTAGCGATCACGTTGGGTAAATGGTCCGTCTTAGCTGCGTTCACTGACTGCGCGTGGAACAAGATGATCGTGATTTGGAGGCGTGCAAATATCCGGTGACCTGCTACCTGCAGCGGCATGCTGAGCGCTCATCTGTATTCCTGAGTAAAGTGATGGAGCATCTCCCGCTTTATTAGAAACAGTAATAGACGGTAGTGTCTGTCCGTAATGGACTGTTTTTCCACTGTAATAAGAGGATGATAAAGTGTGGCAGGGGGGCACAGAGGCGTGAACTGGAATGTAGTAGTGGTGGTATTTTGCGTCAGTATGTAGCTGAGAATtatgcaaaaacattttttttacataagtCTGTGAAAAATGGCCGGTTTTAGCTGCCCCTCTTTAGAAGTATATCTACAGCAGATGTGTGACAGCATCCCGTCTATCAGCCtcctgcaaaaagaaaacacacaaagaagtcAACACACATGTGAGCGTAGACCTTTATACGTGCAGGGTGAAATCGAGGGGGCCGTACCGGAGGATCGGGCCACCACGCACGTCCTCTTGCACTCCTCCTCCGTGTCGAAGCGGTTCCTGTTGCCGTCGCAGCCTCCGTACCAGAACTGGGCGCAGGCGTTGGCCTGGCCGTCGTAGTACCAGCGGATGTTGTAGTCCCGACACGTGCCCTGGTCCAGGAGTAAGCTGCAGCGCGGGTCCAAGGGTACGGTCTCTGCAGATAAAGGACAGACGTGAGTCCGACCTCGCAGCGGCTGTTTCTGCTCCGTTTTCTTGGTTTTGGCTCAGCTGCCTGAATCCAGCTCTTAGATTAGTCTCTGCTGCCCCTAGAgagtctgcagaggtactgcacgggaggggggggttgcaaaatctttggttgattagacattttttgtatatatttgaattacacaacaacatatttcagtaaaagaTTAGTCTAATGCAAGTTAAGGTGAGGATCTTTTAAATGTCCCTAACAACTTTACTTTGATTTATAGTTCCCAAAGCCTTTTATTGGTAGCAACAAACTACACTAATGACGGAGGCTCCATAAAACCTTCACGACCTGCTCCTCAAGCCTGGGTTCGCCCACATTGAATTTAACCCAGGTTCctccagcagaaacacacttAGGAGCCGCTTTCACTGAGAAATATCTCCACGGTGGGAACATAATAGCCTAACCCTAAGCACGTTTCCATAGCAGCAGCTTGCCGAGGAGTCGCGGCATCGACAAAGAACGAGGACACAGACGCGCTAGTGCGCTAACCTGTCGGAGCAGGTTGTTTTCACTGAGCTGTGACACCGCGCTCTTTATTTCCTCGGCGAAATATCCGTCTAACGTGAGCTCTTCTTCAGACAGCCGGGGTTGCCAGATGGGGTTGTGTTTACAGTATTCACGAGTAAACTGCATGTGATCTTTTGTGGAATCAACTAACGGGAAGTTTCAGCGGACTACCTGTGGTTTCAGTTTAGCCGCACAGCATGTTCTCAGTCATTCGGGTCATGGTATATTAAATAGCATtctctgcatatatatatataaacaaaatctgaataaaatgtcaaaataagagCCTTATCCTTGAATTTGCATGCATGCATTTCGCACTTtagctaaactgttagccttggTGGGCCCTCTTGTGCTGCTCATTTCATCTTAACTGGAAATTTCCAACATGTTCTGAGGGAATATATTGTTATTTAGCTGTATATAGACTCTTATTTGACATCCCCAACTCTTCTGGTTATGCAGCTACATTTCTAACTTTAAGTtcattagcttgctaactgctagcctctGTGGCTTCTGCATTTTGTGCACACGTCAGCCCACGTCTTAGCCACGACTTAGCGTCGTCGGTGGAGGACTTGAAGTCTGATTATTAGCGAGATCTAGGCCAAAGAGGCTGCGTTTGTGAAGGAGGATTCACGGCGGCTTAAGAACGAGTGAAAATTCGGGGAGTTTCGGACAAGTTTAGAGGAACATCACAGCCTGGCTGAGAGCGCTGGATCAGCGTTAATTAAGgcaactggtctcagctgtctGATTGTCCAGTTAAGCTGCCTTATCGCCACCAGCCAGAGACAGCGAGAGATTAAAAAACGCTGGAGCTGAAAACAATGTTGCGGTTTGGATTatcagaacaacaaaaaaaaaagtcatattgCACATGTTTACGTTGCCTGCAAATGAAATGTGCGTCTTATTCTTACACGTGGCCTATAAATACCATCATTATGCATGATTACGCAAAGTCTGAGGTCgctttttaatcttttcctGGTGCGCGtcctccacctgcagctttctttcctgctccagctcgcTCCCAGCCCATTATAGCATCTCTATTTATACATTCACATAAAATTTTGCGAGCTGCAGCTTTTTCGAGGTCAACGGGAAAGTCACATGTGACTATTTATAAGAATCGCAGTCATTTAAAAAGGGTCGCGGGAGTTCATTGTCGCCACTTTTAATACGAGATAATGCTGTTCTTATGCAAATGCTGTCTGGTTTGATTCACCGACGGTATCTGAAGGTTCATCCTTTATCTGCATCATTCGCaggattattttctttctttgaccaCGGTTCCTATGCcgttccctcttttttttttgtgtcacatttcatCAGAGCGGAGTGCCGGTCTCACCTTTGGGAAGAGCTGGCCTCGGCACGGGCACGTACTCCACAGATACACCTGTGGTGATATTCGTGGAGGACGAAGACGAGGAAGAGTCCCGGCCGCTTGAGGAGTCCCCCCTGGTCGGGGCGACGGGTCTCAAGTCCGTGTCTCGGTTAAACGTGTCCCCGCGCTCATTTCCGCGACTTGTTGTCTCCGTGACAACgcgctgccctcctcctcctcttcctcttcctccctgctGAGGAACAAACAATCAGGTCACAGTGAGCGTtgcataacacacacatatatatgcgTGTGAGCTTTTATGTTCATACAGTGATGTGGAGGACACTCTACCTGGTTTCCTTGGTTCTGGGAATTGGTGCCAGTGTTGGTGCCGATCTGTCTGCCGTTCGCCGTCCCCTGCTCGGTTACAGGCCTGTAGCCGACGCCGCCTGTGGCGTAGTTCCCGTTGCCATTCCTCCCGTTGTTGCCGTTGTAGCCGTTGTTGCCATTGTAGCCGTTGTAGCCGTTGGTTACTCTGTTGTAAATCAGGGCTCCGTTCTCGTCCTCACAGAACTGACTCACCAACTTGGATTCCAGAGCTGAGAAACACAAGACGAATCCAATTTAAGAGCAATCAAGTCAAATGTATATCTTGCAAATAAAGCAAAGCACTTGACTGtcatgctaaaaaaaacaaaaaaacatcagcatgttagcatttatttaaaagtatgcATTTCGTTAGccctttaaaacctgaacatatCGCTGGTGATACGTTAAATGCTagcggtttttgaattaccgtaactcacagtggtttgctctattgagaaaattcaaagtgtggctaaacactgggaagttgtgcttttgtctggaagaccttgtTACATCTCAAGGGTTTAACTGACTaaccaaacaactctctctcttcctgggtctctccccaacctgcagccgacagcagcaaTGCATCATCATAATTACCGTAACAGCAGCTTtctccagaaagcgcaacttcccagtgttcagccacactatGAATTTTCtcaatagagcaaaccactgtgagttacggtaattcaaagcTACTTTCAGCTAGCTGAACACTTTGTTATTAGTCGATATTAAAGGGCCATTGTTGTGGCCCTTTAATATCGCTAACCGTTTAAGCCAAAATCTCAAAGCTCGAATGTTGCAGTTTCACAGATATCATATGCTATAAGACTTTTCAAACTAGTTTCCTGCTGACGGCTAAATTAGAGCAAAACCAAACTTAAAATaagattttgacattttatggaGCTAAATATAAAGCGAGAGGTAGCAGCTGCTGCGGGGGGTCAGATCTAAGTCACGTCGCAGCAGCTTTAAAGCGCACTAATAACTATTTTATATCTGTTTGATGAACTTGGTTTGAGGGAATACACATATCACTTCACATGGTAAGTGTCTATTACATTAATTTGAATTTTGAGTCTATTTCAGCTTTAGAAAATGCAGTCACATCTTATCTCTGACTATTTGTTAAGCATGAACACATAAGATACGCTGAGAGGGATATTTTTCAGCTGGACAACTGATTGAACTATGAACCTGAACTATGCTAAAAATCTGTGTGAACGCATTAATAAAACAAGGACTGATAAACTGTGAATACATGTACATGCTAACCTCAGGAAATATTAAGGTGTCTAAGTCATGTCTATAAGGGAGGGAGcttattttgaaagaaatatGCAAATTAGTAAGTAGTGACCAGCAGAATATCTGCTCATGTGACGCTTTTGAACGAATCTCATTGTCAGAAGTCGACACCAATCAATTAGAGTGAGAGTTTAGCTTCGTATCAACCTTTCTACTTTAAAGATTGGTTGCCAGTagaaaggatatgaccatatttggacccgaCAGACTTCTGCGAGAGAAAAggagcttcacaacagtaccTCATATGCCGGACTTTTAGCAAATTAGAGGcgcaacacaaacaaagtgtAGGGAAATGAACACCTAGATGTGCAGTTTGACCgctttttttaaactagtttgaaaaaagaaaagaaaaaagatatgttcatgaagcaaaatagcaaaaaaaaactcttttgcCTGCCTTAAATTACAAATTGTGTCCCCCACCTGGCAGAGTGTTGAAGTCGTCAATGAGGAACATGTGTTCCTCATCCGGGTCGGAGGCGATCAGATTCAGCTCCCTCAGGAACTCGGCCTGCGTCGGGTCCGACGTGTTCACGATCCCCAGGGCGAACATCTCGATGTTGGCGGCGTGCGCCTCCCGCACCGCTATGTCCAGCTTCACGGGCTCCCGCTTGTCCGTCTGCCCGTCGGTGATGACGATGGCCACTTTGCTGACCCCCACCCGCGAGCTGAAGAAGGCCTCCTGCGTGGCCTTGCGGATGGCCGTGCCCGTGTAGGTGCCCTCGCCCATGTAGGGGATGTTCCTGATGGCCTGCTTGATGTCCTGCTTGGTGACGTAGCGGGCCAGGTTGAACACCAGCCTCACCTCCAGGCTGTACAGGACCAGGCCGATCCGGGTGGCGTTGCGGCCCACCGTGACCCGGTCGACCAGCGCGTTCACGAAATCTTTGATGATCTCAAAGTTGTCCGGGCCCACGCTCTCCGAGCTGTCGATGACGAACACCAGCTCCATGGGCCTCTCCTTGCACTTGATCCCACATCCTGGAATTACATCACATCGGCATATGAGATCACGGCTGGAACGGGATCTAACGAGTCACAGATGAGGCCGGGGCAGCTTCTTAGATTGAGAAACTGCATGTTCTCCTCTAGCATTTGCGCTATTAGGTCAATACTTGGATGTGAGATGAATACTGCAAAGACACTTTACCGCAGATCTCCTTGATCATTCGAATGATGTCCTCCCTCTGAAATGAgcacaacatgaataaatacatcactgaataactgataaaaaaaataaataaataacacaagtgAGACTCACAGTAAGACCCGCTTCTCCTTTAACACCAGGTCGGCCCTAagatgagaaattaaaaatttaacagAGCGTCACCCTGTGACATGTGCACATGTAAAACCATTAGTGTCCCTCACAGGTAGTCCAGAAGATCCGGGGTCTCCCATGTCTCCTTTGATCCCCTTCAGGCCCCTCTCCCCCGACGAGCCTCGGTCGCCCTGTCGCACAACGCAACCACAAAACGTCAGCGATCGCAAAGTTATTTATGACTAAACAGTCGAACGCGGGTGACGTCGAGGCTCACTTTAACTCCGGGAAAGCCCTCTCCTGGCAGCCCCCTCGGCCCCGTCACGCCCTTTGATCCCTGCTCGCCCTGTATCAAAAACAGAAGAGTAACACGTGttcataaataaagataaatagaGGACGCAGGATGAGATCATGTCTAAACAGCCTACTTTTGGTCCTTGCACTCCTTGTCCTTGTGGTCCTGTTGGCCCTGCTGGTCCAGGTCGACCAGGGTTACCCTAGAGataggaaaaaacaacaaactaagcaacataaaaagaaaaaaaaattaacgaTAAAGAGATTGGTGtagagttggggtttaaatagtgACATCTGTGGGTGCTGCCCACCGATGGGCCAGTCTGGGTCTGTTCACAATACTTacctggagctggaggaaaCTGTTTGTTCCTTCCTCTATAAATGGTTCTCTAATAACCCCCTACCGGCCAGAGACTCCAGACACAAGGTGTGAAACCTCTTGTGTACCATTAATTGGGGAGGATTTAATGAATACGTGAATAAGGAGACAactgtataataaataaacgaggtgtgtgtttttttatgttctccATGTGGCTGAGTGGGTTtcctgcttcctcccacagtcctaAGACGTGACTGTTAATAGGGATGCACCGATCTGCCTTTTTCACCACCGATGCCGATATCTGAGGTTTAGTATTggccgataccgatccgatacagaaaaacagcatgAAATTATGGTAACAAACAGCAag
Encoded here:
- the LOC125000787 gene encoding kelch-like protein 41b — protein: MDPSAIKEELRLFQSTLLQDGLKELLNENKFVDCTLKVGDRSFPCHRLIMAACSPYFREIFFTEDGKEVENTKEVILDDVNPSILDMIIQYLYSAEIDLTDDNVQDIISVANRFQIPSVFTVCVNYLQKKISIGNCLAIFRMGLVLSCPRLAVAARNYIADRFELLYKEEEFLKLAAHELFAVIGGDSLNVEREELVFEAVMSWVRYDKERTKVLKDAFNCIRFRLLPEKYFKDKVETDDIIKADPELQKTIQVIRDAFKGKLPEKPKTKEGEKGADAEGGEEEENPFPGFLNDSRRHGMYTRDFILMINDTAAVAYDVNENECFLAAMSEQVPRNHVSLASKRNQLYIIGGLFVDEENANMPLQCYFYLLDPLTSDWVALPPMPSPRCLFNIGESESLLFAVAGKDLQTNESLDSVMCYDVEKMKWSETKKLPLKIHGHAVISHKGLVYCIGGKTDDNKALNKMFAYNHKQCEWREMAAMKTPRAMFGAVVHNGKIVVAGGVNEEGLTATCEAYDFAANKWEPFSEFPQERSSINLVSSAGSLYAVGGFAMVQMENKEVAPTEVTDVWQYEEDKKQWSGMLREMRYAAGSSCVSIRLNAARMPKL